Proteins encoded in a region of the Rutidosis leptorrhynchoides isolate AG116_Rl617_1_P2 chromosome 9, CSIRO_AGI_Rlap_v1, whole genome shotgun sequence genome:
- the LOC139868554 gene encoding MLO-like protein 10 → MGGDTSMSIRQLDQTPTWAVTGVSAVIIVISVTLENVLRKFGKYLTEKHKKALFQALEKVKAELMVLGFISLILTFSQRYIAKICISDRVADTMLPCAKRHQHVKEGSHRSLLGYEHHRLLSDVSTSTCNKGKVPLITVDGLHELHILIFFLAIFHVLFTATTGFLARLKTRDWKHWEAETLSPEYQFSHDARLTHEDSFIKNHTSFWIQHPFFFYTGCFFRQFFWSIRRSDYLTLRNAFISRHLAPGSQFNFQKYIKRSLMDDFQVVVGISPVLWASFLIFCLLNVNGWRMMFWASLIPLVITLAIGTELQVILTKMALDPSERNRVQSIPLVLASDKYFLFLKPHLMLHLIHFVLFQNAFQITYFLWIWYEYNIDSCFHDNKTFVILRLVIGIGVFILCSYITLPLYALLSQMGSNMKKSIFDEQTSKALMQWRMSVRKKLGDKSSKSLNRELGDRLGTSISPHSSPLTLPRSKTTGYTERSVTKFGAEQPSRFKPPNTQQVIDVNVDDQHETEIQNADGFSVKSMPPSP, encoded by the exons ATGGGAGGAGATACAAGTATGAGTATACGGCAACTTGATCAAACACCAACATGGGCTGTAACTGGGGTTTCGGCGGTCATCATCGTCATCTCTGTAACTTTAGAAAACGTTCTTCGAAAATTTGGAAAA TATTTAACAGAAAAGCACAAGAAAGCTTTGTTTCAAGCTCTCGAGAAGGTCAAGGCTG AGCTGATGGTTCTTGGGTTTATCTCGTTAATATTGACTTTTAGTCAACGGTACATTGCAAAAATATGCATATCTGATAGAGTAGCTGATACAATGTTGCCATGTGCAAAGAGACATCAACACGTTAAAGAAGGAAGCCATCGGTCGCTTCTAGGGTACGAGCATCATAGATTGTTGTCTGATGTCTCTACTTCTACCTGCAACAAG GGGAAGGTACCGTTAATAACTGTTGACGGATTACACGAGTTGCACATACTCATATTTTTTCTTGCCATCTTTCACGTTTTGTTCACCGCTACTACGGGCTTTCTTGCGAGACTAAAG acccGTGACTGGAAGCACTGGGAGGCAGAGACTTTATCACCTGAATACCAATTTTCACACG ACGCTAGGCTTACTCATGAGGATTCTTTCATAAAAAACCACACTAGCTTTTGGATTCAACATCCATTTTTCTTTTACACT GGATGCTTCTTCCGTCAGTTTTTCTGGTCCATTCGTAGGTCTGATTATTTGACCTTGCGAAATGCATTCATAAGC CGACATTTAGCTCCTGGAAGTCAATTcaactttcaaaagtatattaaacgATCATTAATGGACGATTTCCAAGTTGTTGTCGGAATTAG TCCTGTACTATGGGCATCATTTCTTATTTTCTGTCTTCTAAACGTTAATG GTTGGCGGATGATGTTTTGGGCGTCCTTGATTCCGTTAGTG ATTACCTTAGCTATTGGAACAGAACTTCAAGTCATCTTGACGAAAATGGCTCTTGATCCATCTGAAAGAAATCGAGTCCAATCAATTCCTCTTGTTCTGGCCTCCGATAAATACTTTTTGTTCTTGAAGCCACATTTAATGCTTCATCTCATTCACTTTGTTCTGTTTCAG AATGCTTTCCAGATAACTTACTTCTTGTGGATTTGG TATGAATACAACATTGACTCTTGCTTCCATGATAATAAGACGTTTGTGATTTTACGACTTGTTATCGG CATCGGAGTTTTTATCTTGTGTAGTTACATAACACTTCCACTATATGCACTTCTATCTCAG ATGGGGTCAAATATGAAGAAATCGATCTTCGACGAACAAACTTCCAAGGCTCTTATGCAATGGCGAATGTCGGTTAGGAAAAAGCTTGGAGATAAAAGCAGCAAGTCACTAAACCGAGAATTAGGGGATAGACTTGGTACTAGTATTTCACCACATTCGAGTCCATTAACACTGCCTCGTTCAAAAACAACTGGCTATACTGAACGATCTGTCACCAAATTTGGAGCTGAACAACCATCTCGTTTTAAACCACCTAATACTCAACAGGTGATCGATGTGAATGTTGACGATCAGCATGAAACGGAAATACAGAATGCAGACGGATTTTCAGTTAAGTCTATGCCACCATCACCATAG